The following are encoded together in the Thalassolituus oleivorans MIL-1 genome:
- a CDS encoding cytochrome P450, producing MTMDFLAEYDAAPDVEKYPLVRKWIKTNPLPFFKQLRAERPILVTPECTLLARSSDVRDCLQMPTIFSVDLYKSKMGVTDDNPGYLMAHDDDALHYREKSIMQSMLNRDDIPRIKKLISDTSKKILDDADGQIEIVNNYCRMVPVILVQKYFGFDGIEPEALFKWSYWNQYNTFYNQPFDLNPKDKHDHIVQRHEECTAELTEYLKAMILRKLFAVKVKDRVLKPALKIKNAVRGLIGKEPDVHEDDIVTRMLRSSFPDEVDFPLIRLGRNVGGLLIGTVETTSKAAAQVIHFFLERPELLAQAKAASLLEDTDEIESLVWEALRFVPIGAYMFRQVAQDYIIAEGTEHETSLKKGTTVLALTQSAMFDECAYKNADEFNKDRNWYNNFTYGFGAHDCLGKYIGMAMLPEMVRQVLALDGVHAVSAMDFKDGPFPEHYELVWNK from the coding sequence ATGACTATGGATTTTTTGGCCGAATACGATGCTGCTCCAGATGTAGAAAAATATCCCTTGGTTCGAAAGTGGATTAAAACAAACCCACTACCATTTTTTAAGCAGTTACGAGCAGAACGCCCAATACTTGTGACACCTGAGTGTACCTTGTTGGCAAGGTCTAGCGATGTGCGTGATTGTTTGCAAATGCCGACCATTTTTTCAGTGGATTTATACAAGTCTAAAATGGGCGTTACTGATGATAACCCAGGCTATTTAATGGCCCATGATGACGATGCCTTACATTATCGTGAAAAATCCATCATGCAGAGCATGCTGAATCGCGATGATATTCCACGTATTAAAAAGTTGATTAGTGATACGTCAAAAAAAATTCTCGACGATGCTGATGGTCAGATAGAAATCGTCAATAATTATTGCCGTATGGTTCCTGTTATTTTGGTGCAAAAATACTTTGGTTTCGATGGCATTGAACCAGAAGCCTTATTCAAGTGGTCATATTGGAACCAATACAATACATTTTATAATCAACCGTTCGATCTGAACCCGAAAGACAAACATGATCATATTGTACAGCGTCATGAGGAGTGTACTGCCGAGCTGACTGAATATCTTAAAGCAATGATTCTGCGCAAGCTTTTTGCAGTGAAGGTGAAAGATCGTGTGTTGAAACCAGCGTTAAAAATTAAAAATGCTGTTCGGGGTTTAATTGGTAAAGAACCAGACGTACATGAAGACGATATTGTTACGCGTATGTTGCGTTCATCTTTTCCTGACGAAGTCGATTTCCCCCTGATACGTTTAGGTCGAAATGTTGGTGGCCTGTTAATTGGTACGGTCGAGACGACGTCGAAGGCCGCCGCTCAGGTGATTCATTTCTTCTTAGAACGCCCTGAGTTATTGGCCCAAGCAAAAGCGGCTTCATTGCTGGAAGATACGGATGAAATCGAAAGTCTTGTCTGGGAGGCTTTGCGCTTCGTTCCCATTGGGGCCTATATGTTTAGACAAGTAGCTCAAGATTATATTATCGCTGAAGGAACCGAACACGAAACTAGCCTCAAAAAAGGCACCACGGTATTAGCTTTAACTCAGTCTGCGATGTTTGACGAGTGTGCCTACAAAAACGCCGATGAATTCAATAAAGATCGAAATTGGTATAACAATTTCACCTATGGATTTGGCGCTCATGATTGCTTAGGCAAATACATTGGTATGGCGATGCTTCCCGAAATGGTACGCCAAGTCTTAGCACTAGATGGTGTACATGCTGTCTCAGCAATGGACTTTAAAGATGGTCCATTTCCAGAGCATTATGAATTAGTATGGAATAAGTAG
- a CDS encoding tRNA-uridine aminocarboxypropyltransferase: MYNAQSGHTNSVTLLRQRELARSSREFLARGSRVKRCTDCMLAKSLCMCSSRPAPSGVVAVCLVYYQGEVFKPSNTGRLVADVLADNHAFLWHRTEPDPEMLAIVQREDYAPLVIFPYNYAAPERHMKDDETLQRYLAGRKPLLIFLDGTWREARKMFRSSWLANYPVIAIEPTQASNYRLREAFHEHQLGTAEVAIDILQRMGERQCADNLSTYFELFKDRYLAGRANHFTTDDSVN, encoded by the coding sequence ATGTATAACGCTCAATCTGGCCATACAAACTCTGTTACCTTATTGCGTCAGCGCGAGCTTGCTCGATCTAGCCGCGAGTTTCTCGCGCGGGGCAGTCGTGTTAAACGCTGCACGGATTGTATGTTGGCTAAGTCACTGTGCATGTGCTCGTCACGACCAGCCCCATCGGGCGTCGTCGCTGTTTGCCTTGTTTATTATCAAGGCGAGGTATTCAAACCTAGTAATACGGGCCGATTAGTGGCTGATGTTTTGGCTGACAATCATGCCTTTCTTTGGCATCGTACAGAGCCTGATCCTGAGATGCTGGCAATTGTTCAGCGGGAAGATTACGCGCCTTTGGTAATATTTCCATACAACTATGCAGCTCCCGAACGCCATATGAAAGACGACGAGACTTTGCAGCGCTATTTGGCAGGGCGTAAACCTTTACTGATTTTTCTCGATGGCACTTGGCGCGAGGCGCGCAAAATGTTTCGCAGTTCATGGCTGGCTAATTATCCTGTGATTGCGATTGAGCCAACACAAGCGTCGAATTATCGCTTACGCGAAGCCTTTCATGAGCATCAGTTAGGTACAGCAGAAGTGGCAATTGATATTTTACAGCGTATGGGCGAACGCCAGTGTGCAGATAATTTATCGACCTATTTTGAGCTATTTAAAGATCGATATTTAGCCGGGCGAGCGAATCACTTTACGACGGACGATAGCGTTAATTGA
- a CDS encoding methyl-accepting chemotaxis protein, translating to MNIFGNSSKKPSPDKGPDTSTVEAVYRSMAVAEFSPSGEILFANDKYLKMVGYQAQDFIGRHHRTICERDYVDSSEYRDFWRNLANGNTMNGEYKRVKGDGETLWLEASYAPVIDANKNIIKILKIAHDVTQRVETENENRAKMEAVDRSSAVIRFDLKGNVVSANRNFLNAMGYTEQEIIGKHHRIFCDKSYADSDDYKKFWDQLRSGRYISSRFERIGKNGNVVWLEASYNPLIDNKGNLFGFIKYATDITEDIKKNQLETENAARAYHIAVETEKAAAHGTEVVQDAAKEMSQISEAVDKSATIIAELGKQSEQITSIVNTIRGIADQTNLLALNAAIEAARAGDQGRGFAVVADEVRQLAGRTADQLKKFQI from the coding sequence ATGAACATATTCGGCAACTCAAGTAAGAAGCCCAGCCCCGACAAGGGGCCTGATACCTCTACCGTTGAAGCCGTATATCGCTCAATGGCTGTTGCTGAGTTTTCGCCTTCTGGAGAAATTTTGTTCGCCAATGACAAATACCTAAAGATGGTAGGGTATCAAGCGCAAGACTTTATTGGCCGTCACCACCGCACAATATGCGAACGTGATTATGTAGATTCATCAGAGTATCGCGATTTTTGGCGAAATCTTGCCAATGGCAACACAATGAACGGTGAGTACAAGAGGGTTAAAGGTGACGGAGAAACGCTTTGGCTTGAAGCCTCTTACGCACCGGTTATTGATGCTAATAAAAATATTATAAAGATACTGAAAATCGCACACGACGTGACGCAACGAGTAGAAACTGAAAATGAAAACCGAGCTAAAATGGAAGCCGTTGATCGCTCTAGCGCTGTCATTCGCTTCGACTTAAAAGGCAATGTTGTTTCAGCTAACCGTAACTTCTTAAACGCAATGGGATACACAGAACAAGAAATTATAGGTAAGCATCATAGAATTTTCTGTGACAAAAGTTATGCCGATAGTGATGACTATAAAAAGTTTTGGGATCAGCTAAGAAGTGGTCGCTATATATCAAGTCGTTTCGAACGAATTGGAAAAAACGGCAACGTCGTCTGGCTAGAAGCCTCATACAACCCGCTGATAGATAACAAAGGTAACCTCTTTGGCTTCATCAAATATGCAACCGACATTACCGAAGATATCAAAAAGAATCAGCTAGAAACTGAAAATGCTGCACGCGCATACCATATAGCCGTCGAAACTGAAAAAGCCGCGGCGCACGGTACCGAAGTAGTCCAAGATGCAGCAAAAGAGATGTCTCAAATATCTGAGGCTGTCGATAAATCTGCAACCATCATTGCCGAATTAGGCAAACAATCGGAGCAAATTACATCGATCGTTAATACCATTCGTGGCATTGCCGATCAGACCAACCTGCTGGCTTTAAACGCCGCCATTGAAGCTGCAAGGGCGGGAGACCAAGGTCGAGGCTTTGCTGTTGTTGCCGATGAAGTACGCCAACTAGCGGGACGTACAGCAGATCAACTCAAGAAATTTCAGATATGA